The Thermogemmatispora onikobensis genome includes a region encoding these proteins:
- the rplO gene encoding 50S ribosomal protein L15, producing MKLSDLRPAPGSHKRSRRVGRGHGSGRGKTAGRGTKGQKARTGGKVSQAFGGGQTPLSQRLPFLRGIGNSNAPFRKEYAIVNVESLERFFEPGAQVTPETLAEKRLLSSTESRGLVKILGEGELHRPLTVRAHKFSESARAKIEAAGGSIEVIPVKVYEKTKRRKDQGKLAQGAQTQV from the coding sequence ATGAAACTGTCGGATCTGCGACCAGCTCCTGGTTCGCATAAGCGGTCGAGACGAGTTGGGCGAGGGCATGGCTCGGGACGCGGTAAGACCGCGGGCCGCGGCACCAAGGGTCAGAAGGCGCGCACCGGCGGGAAGGTCAGCCAGGCCTTTGGGGGAGGTCAGACGCCGCTCTCGCAGCGCCTGCCGTTCCTGCGGGGCATTGGCAATAGCAACGCTCCCTTCCGAAAGGAATACGCCATTGTCAACGTCGAGAGCCTGGAGCGCTTCTTTGAACCAGGGGCTCAGGTGACGCCAGAAACCCTGGCCGAGAAGCGTCTGCTCTCGTCAACTGAGAGCCGCGGCCTGGTCAAGATCCTGGGTGAGGGCGAGCTGCATCGCCCGCTGACGGTCCGGGCCCACAAATTTTCAGAAAGCGCGCGTGCCAAGATCGAGGCCGCCGGGGGCAGTATCGAAGTGATCCCGGTCAAGGTCTACGAGAAGACGAAGCGCCGCAAAGATCAAGGGAAGCTGGCCCAGGGCGCGCAGACCCA
- the rpmD gene encoding 50S ribosomal protein L30 yields MAKLRIKWVKSTIGYAQDQRETIRSLGLRKLQQEVVREDTPTTRGMIQKVRHLVKVEEIAS; encoded by the coding sequence ATGGCAAAGCTGCGTATCAAGTGGGTGAAGAGTACGATTGGCTACGCGCAGGATCAGCGGGAGACTATCCGTTCGCTTGGACTGCGCAAGCTCCAGCAGGAAGTGGTGCGCGAGGATACGCCCACGACTCGCGGAATGATTCAGAAGGTGAGACACCTGGTCAAGGTGGAGGAGATTGCCTCATGA